The Fulvivirga ligni genome window below encodes:
- a CDS encoding Txe/YoeB family addiction module toxin, whose product MIITFTENAWEDYLYWQQVDKKMIKKINALIKGIQREPFEGIGKPEPLKYDLAGFWSRRIDQEHRLVYQVNDGELLIYACRYHYD is encoded by the coding sequence ATGATAATTACCTTTACGGAAAATGCCTGGGAGGACTATCTCTATTGGCAGCAGGTAGATAAAAAGATGATCAAAAAGATCAATGCGTTGATTAAAGGTATACAGAGAGAGCCCTTTGAGGGAATTGGTAAGCCTGAACCTTTAAAATATGATCTTGCTGGTTTCTGGTCCAGAAGAATAGATCAGGAGCATAGATTGGTATATCAGGTTAATGATGGTGAATTGCTAATTTATGCTTGTAGGTATCATTATGATTAA
- the nqrF gene encoding NADH:ubiquinone reductase (Na(+)-transporting) subunit F: MSTIILTSIIAFTIIIMLLVFILLFAQSKLVQSGPVNIVINGESDKPLVTSAGSTLLSTLSAQKIFLPSACGGGGTCAMCKCIVEEGGGDVLPTEVGHLSRTEQKENVRLSCQVKVKQDMKIKIPEEIFGIKKWECEVVSNYNVSTFIKEFVVKLPEGETLDFEAGGYVQIDVPAITVNFSEMDIMPKPELGHPDDVFQSDWDKFGLWSLVMKNDEPIYRAYSMANHPAEGNIVMLNIRIATPPWDRDAGKWMEVNPGICSSYVFSRKPGDKVTVSGPYGEFAINYTDREMIYIGGGAGMAPLRAQIFHLFHTLKTDRKVSYWYGGRSKKELFYVNHFRKIEDEFPNFQFNIALSEPLPEDNWKLKKSLDDRDADGYTGFIHQSLFDNYLKDHPEPEEVEFYLCGPPLMNAAVLKMLDEMGIPPENIRFDDFGG; encoded by the coding sequence ATGAGTACAATTATTTTAACATCCATCATAGCATTTACGATTATCATAATGCTATTGGTGTTTATTCTTCTTTTCGCTCAGTCGAAGCTTGTTCAGTCGGGGCCGGTAAACATCGTTATTAATGGGGAGTCTGACAAACCACTTGTAACTTCTGCAGGTTCTACCTTACTTTCTACCTTATCAGCGCAGAAAATTTTCTTACCTTCTGCCTGCGGTGGTGGTGGTACTTGTGCCATGTGTAAGTGTATAGTTGAGGAAGGTGGCGGAGACGTATTGCCTACTGAAGTTGGACACCTGAGTCGTACAGAACAAAAAGAAAATGTTCGTCTTTCTTGCCAGGTAAAGGTAAAGCAAGACATGAAAATAAAAATACCTGAAGAAATCTTCGGTATTAAGAAGTGGGAATGCGAAGTGGTATCTAACTACAACGTGTCTACTTTCATTAAAGAGTTTGTAGTGAAGCTTCCTGAAGGAGAGACTCTTGACTTCGAAGCTGGTGGTTATGTACAGATAGATGTACCTGCTATTACTGTAAACTTCTCTGAAATGGACATCATGCCTAAGCCTGAGCTTGGTCACCCAGATGACGTATTCCAGTCTGACTGGGATAAATTCGGTCTTTGGAGCTTAGTGATGAAAAATGACGAGCCTATCTACAGAGCATATTCTATGGCTAACCACCCTGCGGAAGGTAACATAGTAATGCTTAACATCAGGATTGCTACTCCACCATGGGATAGAGATGCTGGTAAGTGGATGGAAGTTAACCCAGGTATTTGCTCTTCTTATGTATTCTCAAGAAAACCAGGTGATAAAGTTACAGTTTCTGGTCCTTACGGAGAGTTTGCTATTAACTACACTGACCGTGAAATGATCTACATTGGTGGTGGTGCTGGTATGGCTCCATTAAGAGCACAGATCTTCCACTTATTCCATACTTTAAAAACAGATAGAAAAGTATCTTACTGGTATGGTGGTCGTTCTAAGAAAGAATTATTCTATGTGAATCACTTCAGAAAAATTGAAGATGAGTTCCCTAACTTTCAATTTAACATTGCTCTTTCTGAGCCTTTACCTGAAGATAACTGGAAATTAAAGAAAAGTTTAGATGATCGTGATGCTGATGGATACACCGGTTTCATTCACCAATCACTTTTCGATAATTACCTAAAAGATCATCCGGAGCCAGAAGAAGTAGAATTCTACTTATGTGGACCTCCTTTGATGAATGCAGCGGTACTTAAAATGCTCGACGAAATGGGTATTCCGCCAGAAAACATCAGATTTGATGACTTCGGAGGTTAA
- a CDS encoding type II toxin-antitoxin system Phd/YefM family antitoxin, with product MIAANFSEFRTGLKKFLDQVEDDNQTLIIKRKSGKGSVVISLDEYNSIMETLHLLSSRKNSDRLYESIQQMKSGKTVSPKLDELG from the coding sequence ATGATAGCTGCAAATTTTTCAGAATTTAGAACTGGCCTAAAAAAGTTTTTAGATCAGGTAGAAGACGATAATCAGACTTTAATTATTAAAAGGAAAAGTGGGAAAGGAAGTGTGGTAATCTCTTTGGATGAATACAATTCTATCATGGAAACCCTGCATCTGTTAAGTTCCAGGAAAAACTCGGATAGACTTTATGAATCCATTCAACAAATGAAGTCGGGTAAAACTGTTAGCCCCAAGTTGGATGAGTTAGGATGA
- a CDS encoding formimidoylglutamase gives MDLKIFFSPIEEEHFAHIRQANSFYKNIKVYTDKMPDYRNADIAIIGVNEEAGTELNKGTAKGSIQIRKKLFNLKKGHGAYKIVDMGTLRNGVDRSETLGRIKEVCQNLIENNVLPLLIGGSHDLDYGQYMAYEDLDKLISLLNVDAFLDMEDGATVSANEQHIHKILLHEPNYLFNYSHLGYQSYLIDPNAIAILEKLYFEAYRIGHLRSNIKEMEPIIRNADMLSFDVTAIKSSDAPGNASAQPFGLTGEEACQICWYAGINEKLSSAGFYEYNPELDDPTYKTAAVVATMIWYFIEGFYNRKNENNFKNNDYLRFVVSMPSEPEVLHFYKSKISEKWWMEVPYPQGKEKYSRNCIIPCSYTDYQIATKGELPERYITTHAKLI, from the coding sequence ATGGATTTAAAAATCTTCTTTTCTCCTATTGAGGAAGAGCATTTCGCTCACATAAGACAAGCCAACAGCTTCTATAAAAACATAAAAGTTTATACTGATAAGATGCCAGACTACAGAAACGCTGACATCGCCATCATAGGTGTAAACGAAGAGGCAGGAACAGAGCTAAATAAGGGAACAGCCAAAGGAAGTATTCAAATCCGCAAAAAATTATTTAACCTAAAAAAGGGCCATGGAGCTTACAAAATTGTAGATATGGGCACCTTAAGAAATGGTGTAGACAGGAGCGAAACGTTGGGTAGAATAAAAGAAGTTTGCCAAAATCTAATCGAAAATAATGTGTTGCCCTTGCTTATTGGTGGCTCACATGATTTAGATTACGGCCAATATATGGCATATGAAGATCTGGATAAACTTATCAGCTTGTTAAATGTAGATGCTTTTCTTGATATGGAAGATGGCGCTACGGTAAGTGCCAACGAGCAACATATCCATAAAATCCTGCTGCACGAACCAAATTACCTTTTCAACTATAGCCACCTGGGCTATCAAAGCTATTTGATTGATCCTAACGCTATAGCCATTTTAGAGAAGCTATACTTTGAAGCATACCGAATAGGGCATTTGAGGTCTAATATCAAAGAAATGGAGCCTATCATTAGAAATGCTGACATGCTTTCTTTTGATGTTACAGCCATAAAAAGTAGCGACGCGCCTGGAAATGCCAGTGCTCAACCTTTTGGACTAACTGGCGAAGAAGCTTGTCAAATATGCTGGTATGCAGGAATAAATGAAAAATTAAGCTCGGCAGGCTTTTATGAATATAACCCTGAGTTAGACGACCCTACTTACAAAACTGCAGCGGTAGTGGCCACCATGATCTGGTATTTTATCGAAGGTTTTTATAATCGTAAAAATGAAAATAACTTCAAGAATAATGACTATCTCAGATTTGTAGTATCCATGCCTTCTGAACCTGAAGTACTACACTTCTACAAAAGTAAAATCAGTGAAAAATGGTGGATGGAGGTACCTTACCCGCAAGGAAAGGAAAAATATTCCAGAAACTGCATCATACCTTGCTCCTACACTGACTATCAAATAGCCACCAAAGGCGAGCTGCCAGAAAGATACATCACCACCCACGCCAAACTAATCTAA
- the metX gene encoding homoserine O-acetyltransferase MetX: MPSTQFIDEQDIKTPNLNTYTYDQEFSLECGETLPGLEISYTTYGKLSPAKDNVIWIFHALTANADPMEWWPGLVGKGDFIDPDKYFIVCANILGSCYGTSGPASIDPATGKIYGFDFPLVTVKDMVESHKLLKTHLGIEKIYFGIGGSMGGQQLLEWSCSEPDLFENICVIATNARHSAWGIGFNTAQRMAIEADPTYKDKTPDAGKKGLQAARAVAMLSYRNQTTYRKTQTDFDDRVDDFKAASYQYYQGQKLSDRFSTASYWYLSKAMDSHNIGRGKKSVPHALKAITARTLVVGIQSDLLFPAAEQKFIAKNIKDAQFIIIDSFYGHDGFLIETEALTKEIKNFLK, encoded by the coding sequence ATGCCTTCAACGCAGTTTATTGACGAACAAGACATAAAGACGCCAAATTTGAATACCTATACGTATGATCAAGAGTTCAGCCTGGAGTGTGGAGAAACACTCCCTGGGCTTGAGATCAGTTACACTACTTACGGAAAGCTTTCTCCTGCAAAGGATAACGTGATTTGGATATTTCACGCACTCACTGCCAATGCTGACCCCATGGAATGGTGGCCTGGCCTGGTGGGTAAAGGTGATTTTATTGATCCGGATAAATATTTCATTGTATGTGCTAACATTCTTGGCTCATGCTATGGCACTTCCGGTCCGGCAAGTATTGATCCTGCTACGGGTAAAATATATGGCTTCGACTTTCCACTGGTTACAGTGAAAGATATGGTTGAGAGTCATAAACTGCTAAAAACGCATCTAGGCATAGAGAAAATATATTTTGGAATAGGTGGATCCATGGGCGGACAGCAGCTTTTAGAGTGGTCTTGCTCAGAGCCGGATTTATTTGAGAACATCTGCGTTATCGCTACTAATGCCAGGCACTCGGCTTGGGGCATTGGCTTTAACACAGCTCAAAGAATGGCGATCGAAGCCGATCCTACTTACAAAGACAAAACTCCTGATGCTGGCAAAAAAGGACTACAGGCCGCACGTGCAGTAGCCATGTTATCCTACAGAAATCAAACTACCTACAGAAAAACACAGACTGATTTTGATGATCGGGTAGATGATTTTAAAGCAGCCAGCTATCAGTACTACCAGGGACAGAAGTTAAGTGACAGATTTTCAACGGCTTCCTACTGGTATTTAAGTAAAGCTATGGACAGCCATAATATTGGAAGAGGAAAAAAATCAGTACCGCATGCCCTAAAAGCTATCACAGCCAGAACACTAGTGGTAGGCATTCAATCTGACCTTCTTTTTCCGGCGGCAGAGCAAAAGTTTATAGCCAAAAACATTAAAGATGCTCAGTTTATAATCATTGATTCATTTTATGGCCACGATGGCTTTCTCATTGAAACTGAGGCATTAACAAAAGAGATTAAGAATTTTTTGAAATAA
- a CDS encoding choice-of-anchor I family protein, translating to MKKIIISLALLAMITLQFSCSDDEDCCDVPNVLEFVETTGSIPEDSIGHPVYIRFSTISNEDRTVEVTIPNTEVYGEDFTTTPNGASGKIAVTVPAGETYSGFLVNAIDNNVDEEDKTIKFGFGSGFELGSQKTFTLTIKDDEAAVVEDPSSFEKIGSINLATGTDGGAAEISAYDPSTKKLFVVNNENDSKIDILDFSDPSNLSAIGSIDITPYGGGVNSVAVKNGLLAAAVEADNKQENGKVVVFKTSDHTEVKVVTVGALPDMVTFSPDAKYILSANEGEPDDDYEVDPNGSISIINVASDYAVTTLSFDGFAADQATLEAEGFRIFGPGASFAQDVEPEYITISDDSKYAWVSLQENNGIAKVDIDAGAITKIFPLGFKDFSAEGNEIDPSDKDDEVSFGLYPVKGIYMPDALAYFSVGETEYIITANEGDTRDYDGYSEEERAKSIYIDQMEFEDPNIQDDDKLGRLTITTTLGDTDTDGIFEELYVPGARSFSIWDASNGDLKYDCGSAMEKAINDYGIYDDSRSDNKGVEPEGVTIGKMGDKVIAFIGLERVDAVVVYDVTNPEQPTFLQILETGDAPEGLIFIPASQSPTGASLLVVSSEDDGQVMVFEASAL from the coding sequence ATGAAAAAAATTATTATATCATTAGCTCTTTTGGCTATGATAACCCTACAGTTTAGCTGTTCGGATGATGAAGATTGCTGTGATGTGCCTAACGTGCTGGAGTTTGTTGAAACTACAGGAAGCATACCTGAAGATTCTATCGGACACCCTGTATACATAAGATTCTCCACCATTTCTAATGAAGATAGAACGGTGGAAGTAACTATCCCTAATACTGAAGTTTACGGAGAAGACTTTACTACTACACCTAATGGTGCATCGGGTAAAATAGCTGTTACCGTACCTGCAGGGGAAACATACAGTGGTTTTTTAGTTAATGCCATTGATAATAATGTTGATGAAGAGGATAAAACCATAAAATTTGGTTTTGGTAGTGGATTTGAATTAGGATCCCAAAAGACATTTACTTTGACTATTAAGGATGACGAAGCCGCCGTAGTAGAAGATCCCTCATCTTTCGAGAAAATTGGGTCCATAAACCTGGCTACCGGCACTGATGGCGGAGCCGCCGAAATTTCCGCCTATGATCCATCTACTAAGAAGTTATTTGTAGTTAATAATGAGAACGATTCAAAAATTGACATTCTCGATTTTTCTGATCCTTCTAACTTATCTGCTATAGGTAGTATAGATATCACGCCTTATGGTGGTGGTGTAAATAGTGTAGCCGTAAAGAATGGTCTTTTGGCAGCAGCAGTAGAAGCTGATAACAAGCAAGAAAATGGAAAAGTAGTTGTGTTCAAAACCTCAGATCATACCGAGGTAAAAGTTGTGACTGTTGGTGCGTTGCCTGATATGGTGACATTTTCTCCGGATGCAAAGTATATTTTATCTGCTAATGAAGGTGAGCCTGATGATGATTATGAAGTAGACCCTAATGGATCTATTTCAATTATAAATGTTGCTTCTGATTATGCTGTAACTACACTTTCTTTTGATGGTTTTGCAGCAGACCAAGCTACTCTGGAAGCTGAAGGATTTAGAATATTCGGACCGGGTGCTTCCTTCGCGCAAGATGTTGAGCCTGAATACATTACTATATCTGATGATTCGAAGTATGCCTGGGTAAGTTTACAGGAAAATAATGGAATTGCTAAAGTTGATATTGATGCTGGTGCTATCACTAAGATTTTTCCATTAGGGTTTAAAGATTTTAGTGCTGAGGGTAATGAAATTGACCCTAGCGATAAAGATGATGAGGTGAGCTTTGGTCTGTACCCTGTAAAGGGGATCTATATGCCGGATGCATTAGCTTATTTCAGCGTTGGAGAAACTGAGTATATTATTACTGCCAATGAAGGCGATACCAGAGATTATGATGGCTACAGCGAAGAAGAAAGAGCCAAGAGTATATATATTGATCAAATGGAATTTGAAGATCCAAACATTCAAGATGATGATAAGCTAGGAAGGCTTACTATTACTACTACACTTGGAGACACTGATACTGATGGGATTTTCGAAGAACTTTATGTTCCTGGAGCTCGCTCTTTCAGTATTTGGGATGCCAGCAATGGAGATCTAAAATATGATTGCGGTAGCGCCATGGAAAAAGCTATTAATGATTATGGCATATATGATGATAGCAGAAGCGATAACAAAGGCGTGGAGCCAGAAGGTGTAACTATAGGTAAAATGGGCGATAAAGTAATCGCTTTCATAGGTTTAGAAAGAGTGGATGCCGTGGTGGTTTATGATGTTACTAATCCTGAGCAGCCTACTTTCTTACAAATATTAGAGACGGGAGATGCTCCTGAAGGTCTAATATTTATCCCGGCTAGCCAGAGCCCAACCGGCGCTAGTTTACTAGTTGTAAGTTCTGAGGATGATGGTCAGGTAATGGTTTTCGAAGCTAGTGCTTTGTAA
- a CDS encoding helix-turn-helix transcriptional regulator — MNRIDRLAAILIQLQSKKVVKAQMIADRFEISLRTVYRDIRALEEAGVPIGAEAGVGYFLMEGYNLPPVSFTKEEAGAILIASKLAERHADSSIQEHFENALFKIKAVLKVQEKEYLDSLEKNIQVLTPPNAPAKSNMFPDHFLSDIQMALAQNKIISFEYFSTYSQDYTRRDVEPVNLCFYSNHWHLIGYCRMRNDMRDFRTDRITKLQVKEEEYLPRESSSYQDYVNSLILGSDLKKVIVRTSKRTAALLGEQKYFLGYIEENECDNGETEITFMTSHLDYFCRWLLSFGTMVLDIKPQEVKDHLGKIAREVFEHYNS, encoded by the coding sequence ATGAACCGGATAGACCGTTTGGCGGCCATCTTAATACAGCTACAAAGTAAGAAAGTAGTAAAAGCTCAAATGATTGCAGACCGCTTCGAAATTAGTCTGCGAACAGTGTATAGAGACATAAGAGCACTGGAAGAAGCGGGTGTACCCATTGGCGCGGAAGCCGGCGTGGGCTACTTTCTTATGGAAGGCTATAACCTGCCTCCCGTATCCTTTACCAAGGAAGAAGCTGGTGCTATATTAATAGCCTCCAAACTGGCCGAAAGACATGCCGACAGTTCTATTCAGGAGCACTTTGAAAATGCTCTTTTTAAAATAAAAGCTGTATTAAAAGTGCAGGAGAAAGAGTATTTAGATAGTTTGGAGAAAAACATTCAGGTACTCACCCCTCCCAATGCCCCCGCCAAGAGCAACATGTTCCCTGATCATTTCCTTTCTGATATTCAGATGGCCCTCGCTCAGAATAAAATTATCAGTTTTGAATATTTCTCTACCTATAGCCAGGATTATACCCGCAGAGATGTAGAGCCTGTAAATCTATGCTTCTACAGTAACCACTGGCATCTGATAGGCTACTGCCGAATGCGTAATGATATGCGGGATTTTCGAACTGACAGAATTACCAAATTACAGGTAAAAGAAGAGGAGTATTTACCCAGGGAGAGCTCTAGCTATCAGGACTATGTTAACAGCCTAATTCTGGGTTCTGATCTAAAAAAAGTAATAGTAAGAACAAGCAAAAGAACTGCAGCCCTCCTCGGCGAACAAAAATATTTCTTAGGCTACATAGAAGAAAATGAATGTGATAATGGAGAAACAGAAATCACATTTATGACTTCCCACCTGGATTACTTTTGTAGATGGCTATTGTCATTTGGCACCATGGTGCTGGACATTAAACCACAAGAGGTAAAAGACCATTTAGGCAAAATAGCTAGAGAGGTTTTTGAGCATTACAACTCCTAG
- a CDS encoding homoserine dehydrogenase, with the protein MSKYKIGLFGFGCVGKGLYETLTTNNDLDAEIVKICVKNRDKDRSPISKDKFIYDPEEILNDENINIVVELIDDAKAAFDIVKKSLEKGKAVVSANKKMVAENLPELIELQQKYNTPLLYEGAVCGSIPVIRNLNDYYASEQITEVKGIFNGSSNYILTKLFQEGQSYAEALKEAQDNGFAETDPTLDVGGFDPKFKLSIVIQHAFGIAVHPENIFNWGIQNISDQDIEFAKERDLKIKLVAKASTIDDQISLLVAPHYIDSDNPLYHVENEFNCVLINGKYASEQTLIGKGAGSLPTGLAVLADVASLTKDYSYNYNESRPLTITEGASEVYLRFDDVNDIDLSLFESISEKFIGQKHGYLIGKIELSDLKNILKEADHKVNVVFTSGKDAEIEVSKLTYSYA; encoded by the coding sequence ATGAGCAAATATAAGATCGGACTTTTTGGATTTGGATGTGTAGGGAAAGGACTTTACGAGACACTTACTACCAATAATGATCTGGATGCAGAGATCGTGAAGATCTGCGTGAAAAACAGAGATAAAGACAGGTCTCCTATTTCTAAAGATAAATTCATTTATGATCCTGAAGAGATTTTAAATGATGAAAATATCAATATTGTGGTGGAGCTAATCGATGATGCCAAAGCTGCTTTTGATATTGTGAAAAAATCATTAGAAAAGGGGAAAGCTGTGGTATCTGCCAATAAAAAGATGGTGGCCGAAAACCTGCCTGAATTGATAGAGCTACAGCAAAAATACAATACTCCGCTTCTTTATGAAGGAGCAGTATGTGGTAGTATTCCTGTAATCAGAAACCTAAATGATTACTACGCTTCAGAGCAAATTACTGAGGTGAAAGGCATTTTCAATGGCTCTTCTAATTATATCTTAACCAAGTTATTTCAAGAGGGGCAGTCATATGCAGAGGCACTGAAAGAAGCTCAGGACAATGGCTTTGCCGAAACAGACCCAACGCTAGATGTCGGCGGTTTTGACCCTAAGTTTAAGCTTAGCATAGTTATTCAGCATGCTTTCGGTATTGCGGTGCATCCGGAAAACATCTTTAACTGGGGTATCCAGAATATTTCTGATCAAGACATTGAATTTGCTAAAGAGCGTGATTTAAAAATCAAACTTGTAGCCAAAGCCAGTACTATTGATGATCAAATTTCATTGCTTGTTGCACCTCATTATATAGACTCTGATAATCCTCTTTACCATGTAGAGAATGAGTTTAACTGTGTGCTCATCAATGGTAAATATGCCAGTGAGCAAACATTAATAGGTAAAGGTGCAGGAAGTTTGCCTACAGGCCTGGCAGTACTGGCCGATGTAGCCTCACTTACAAAAGACTACTCTTATAATTATAATGAAAGCAGGCCACTTACCATCACAGAAGGTGCCTCTGAAGTGTACCTAAGATTTGACGATGTTAATGACATAGACCTTTCTCTTTTTGAATCTATTTCAGAGAAGTTTATCGGTCAGAAACACGGTTATTTAATCGGTAAAATTGAATTATCTGATCTGAAGAATATTTTGAAAGAAGCAGATCATAAAGTGAATGTAGTATTCACATCTGGCAAAGACGCCGAAATAGAAGTATCTAAGCTAACCTACTCATACGCTTAA
- a CDS encoding O-acetylhomoserine aminocarboxypropyltransferase/cysteine synthase family protein: protein MSQELNFETLQLHAGYEDVEASTRSRAVPLYQTTSYTFKDSEHGANLFALKEFGNIYTRIMNPTTDVFEKRIAALEGGVAALGVGSGQAAQFIALNNFLQAGDSFVASPFLYGGTYNQFKVAFKRIGINVKFAKSDKAEDFEALIDENTKAIYLETIGNPGFNIPDLDAIAAVAKKHDIPLVVDNTFGAGGYLFRPIEHGAAVVVASATKWIGGHGTSIGGVIIDSGNYNWGNGKFPQFTEPSEGYHGLNFWDTFGENNPLGLPNIAFAIRARVEGLRDFGPALSPFNSFQLIQGIETLSLRVQRTVENALELAKWLEQHENVAKVNYPGLESSKYHDLAKKYLKRGFGGVLSFELKGGKEQATKFVDSLKLISHLANVGDAKTLIIQPSATTHQQLSDEEQLASGVLPNLLRLSAGIEHIEDLKADLDNAFNAVY, encoded by the coding sequence ATGTCTCAAGAACTGAATTTCGAAACCCTACAGCTACACGCTGGCTATGAAGATGTTGAAGCATCAACCAGATCAAGAGCTGTGCCTCTTTACCAAACTACTTCTTATACTTTCAAGGATTCTGAGCATGGCGCTAATCTTTTCGCACTAAAAGAATTTGGCAACATCTATACACGTATAATGAACCCTACCACCGATGTGTTTGAAAAACGCATCGCGGCATTGGAAGGTGGAGTAGCCGCATTAGGCGTAGGTAGTGGACAAGCAGCCCAATTCATAGCCCTGAATAACTTCCTACAGGCCGGCGACAGCTTTGTAGCATCTCCTTTCTTGTATGGAGGAACTTACAATCAATTTAAAGTAGCTTTCAAAAGAATCGGCATCAATGTAAAGTTTGCCAAAAGCGATAAAGCTGAAGATTTTGAAGCATTAATAGATGAAAATACTAAAGCCATATATCTGGAAACTATCGGAAACCCTGGTTTCAATATTCCAGATTTAGATGCTATCGCAGCAGTGGCCAAAAAGCATGACATTCCTTTAGTAGTTGATAATACTTTTGGAGCTGGCGGATATTTATTCAGACCTATCGAACACGGTGCTGCCGTAGTCGTGGCCTCAGCCACCAAATGGATCGGCGGACATGGAACCTCTATCGGTGGAGTAATTATTGACAGTGGAAATTACAACTGGGGCAATGGCAAATTTCCTCAGTTTACTGAGCCTTCAGAAGGATATCACGGACTGAATTTCTGGGATACTTTTGGAGAAAACAACCCGTTAGGCCTGCCAAATATTGCTTTTGCAATCAGAGCAAGAGTGGAAGGTTTAAGAGACTTCGGTCCTGCATTGAGCCCATTCAATTCTTTCCAACTGATTCAGGGAATAGAAACTCTTTCTTTGAGAGTACAAAGAACAGTGGAAAATGCATTAGAACTGGCCAAATGGCTGGAGCAGCATGAAAATGTAGCTAAAGTAAATTACCCAGGGCTGGAAAGCAGCAAGTATCATGACCTGGCTAAAAAATATTTAAAAAGAGGTTTTGGAGGTGTACTTTCTTTTGAGCTGAAAGGAGGTAAAGAGCAAGCCACCAAATTTGTAGATAGCCTAAAGCTGATCAGTCATTTGGCCAACGTAGGAGACGCCAAAACATTGATCATTCAGCCGTCAGCTACTACCCACCAGCAGCTTAGTGATGAGGAACAGCTGGCTTCAGGAGTATTACCAAATCTTTTGAGGCTATCAGCAGGGATAGAACATATTGAAGATTTAAAAGCAGATTTAGACAATGCCTTCAACGCAGTTTATTGA
- a CDS encoding SRPBCC domain-containing protein translates to MKEIRTEINIKASAEKIWSILMDFDQYPEWNPFILSIIGKPKVRERLKVTVQAAGSKPMVFKPQVTLFHRYVQFGWLGSLFIRGIFDGHHIFELKKISENETLFIHREEFSGILVPFLKKQLDNDTRAGFVAMNEKLKTLAEK, encoded by the coding sequence ATGAAAGAGATCCGGACTGAAATAAACATTAAAGCATCCGCTGAAAAAATCTGGTCTATTTTAATGGACTTTGATCAGTATCCTGAATGGAATCCATTCATTCTCAGCATTATTGGAAAACCAAAAGTGAGAGAAAGGCTAAAAGTCACAGTTCAAGCAGCTGGTTCAAAGCCAATGGTTTTTAAACCTCAGGTTACTTTATTTCATAGATATGTGCAGTTTGGCTGGTTGGGCAGCCTGTTTATAAGAGGCATTTTTGATGGGCATCATATTTTTGAATTGAAGAAAATTTCAGAGAATGAAACACTCTTTATTCATAGGGAAGAGTTCAGTGGAATTCTAGTCCCATTTTTAAAAAAGCAATTGGATAACGATACCAGAGCAGGATTTGTAGCTATGAACGAGAAACTAAAAACACTGGCAGAAAAATGA